The candidate division WOR-3 bacterium DNA window ACTGCTGAAAGGAGTAAATACTATATTAATCTTACCGCCGCCGTAGTCGGTCAACCGCAGATAAACATCCTGGGCAGAGGATAAACTCAAGCAGAAAATTATGACAATAAAAAATCTTTTGAATCGAATCTTCACTGGGCGGTCAAAAATTCAAGATGTACCTTCAGATAATCATCGGAAAATTCTTTGGGCAGAGGCGGGAGTCTCTTCGTCAGTGTTACCGCACGTATCGTCGTTTCGTTGTAGAGATCATTACCGGAATTCTCTTCGAGTCTGACATTATAAATCCTGCCGTTTTTGTCCACCTCAAAATAGACGACCGTCTTCAAAACGACGTCTTTTCCTTTAAAAGGATTCTTCCAGTTTTTGTTGATTTTATTAAGGAGGATATTCAGATAATAAGAATAAGTGAACCCTCTGCCGCTGCCCGTGTATACGGTCGGTTTTATATCCGGCAGACCTTTTTTGATTTTCTGCTTGTTCTTTTTCTTAGTTATCACTTTATTCTTTAAAGGTTTTGGTTTTTTATCGGGGGGTGCTTTTTCTTTTGGAATTTCCTCCTTGATCTTTTCCGTCTTTTCCTCCTCAACGGGTTCTTCAATATCAATCACCTTAGGTTGGGGTAGAGGTGCAATCCGAACCTTCACGACGTTGAACTCAGGCAGCGGAGTTGAAGAACTCCTGCTTACAAATATCAGAATCGAAAAAATCGTCAAATGCAATATAAATGAAATAATATAAAACCGATTCATTCCCGGGGTATTTCTGCAACCAGACCGAGTTCTTTGACACCGGCGTTCTTCATTCTTCCGACGACTTCGATAACGTATCCGTAATCCACCTTTTTATCGGCACGCAGATAAACAATAATACCCGGTGGTTTACCCGCAATCATCTTTTTGA harbors:
- a CDS encoding TonB C-terminal domain-containing protein; the protein is MNRFYIISFILHLTIFSILIFVSRSSSTPLPEFNVVKVRIAPLPQPKVIDIEEPVEEEKTEKIKEEIPKEKAPPDKKPKPLKNKVITKKKNKQKIKKGLPDIKPTVYTGSGRGFTYSYYLNILLNKINKNWKNPFKGKDVVLKTVVYFEVDKNGRIYNVRLEENSGNDLYNETTIRAVTLTKRLPPLPKEFSDDYLKVHLEFLTAQ